The following are from one region of the Vitis riparia cultivar Riparia Gloire de Montpellier isolate 1030 chromosome 9, EGFV_Vit.rip_1.0, whole genome shotgun sequence genome:
- the LOC117922087 gene encoding V-type proton ATPase catalytic subunit A produces MPSVYGARMTTFEDSEKESEYGYVRKVSGPVVVADGMAGAAMYELVRVGHDNLIGEIIRLEGDSATIQVYEETAGLTVNDPVLRTHKPLSVELGPGILGNIFDGIQRPLKTIAKISGDVYIPRGVSVPALDKDILWEFQPKKLGEGDLLTGGDLYATVFENSLMQHHVALPPDAMGKITYVAPAGQYSLKDTVLELEFQGVKKQITMLQTWPVRTPRPVASKLAADTPLLTGQRVLDALFPSVLGGTCAIPGAFGCGKTVISQALSKYSNSDTVVYVGCGERGNEMAEVLMDFPQLTMTLPDGREESVMKRTTLVANTSNMPVAAREASIYTGITIAEYFRDMGYNVSMMADSTSRWAEALREISGRLAEMPADSGYPAYLAARLASFYERAGKVKCLGGPERTGSVTIVGAVSPPGGDFSDPVTSATLSIVQVFWGLDKKLAQRKHFPSVNWLISYSKYATALESFYEQYDPDFINIRTKAREVLQREDDLNEIVQLVGKDALAETDKITLETAKLLREDYLAQNAFTPYDKFCPFYKSVWMMRNIIHFYNLANQAVERGAGMDGQKISYTLIKHRLGDLFYRLVSQKFEDPAEGEEVLVAKFSKLHEDLTAGFRNLDDETR; encoded by the exons ATGCCGTCGGTGTACGGAGCTCGAATGACCACGTTCGAGGACTCGGAGAAGGAAAGCGAGTACGGTTACGTTCGCAAG GTGTCGGGACCAGTTGTCGTCGCAGATGGAATGGCAGGGGCTGCTATGTATGAACTGGTCCGTGTTGGACATGACAACCTTATTGGAGAAATTATTCGGTTAGAAGGAGATTCTGCCACAATCCAGG TTTATGAAGAAACAGCTGGGTTGACGGTGAATGACCCTGTTCTACGTACACACAAG CCTCTATCGGTGGAGCTGGGTCCTGGAATTTTGGGAAATATATTTGATGGCATTCAG AGGCCTTTGAAGACCATTGCAAAAATATCTGGTGATGTCTACATTCCTCGTGGTGTATCTGTTCCTGCACTTGACAAAGATATACTCTGGGAATTCCAGCCTAAAAAATTAG GTGAGGGTGATCTTCTAACAGGTGGAGACTTATATGCG ACTGTCTTTGAGAACAGTTTAATGCAGCACCATGTTGCACTTCCTCCTGATGCTATGGGAAAGATCACGTATGTTGCACCAGCTGGTCAATACTCGTTGAAG GATACCGTCTTAGAGCTTGAGTTTCAAGGTGTGAAAAAGCAAATTACCATGCTTCAG ACTTGGCCTGTACGTACACCTAGGCCTGTTGCATCAAAGCTGGCTGCTGATACCCCACTACTTACAGGACAG CGTGTTCTTGATGCCCTTTTCCCTTCTGTTCTTGGTGGAACTTGTGCCATACCTGGGGCATTTGGTTGTGGAAAAACGGTCATCAGTCAAGCTCTTTCTAAG TACTCTAATTCAGACACTGTGGTTTATGTTGGTTGTGGAGAAAGAGGAAATGAAATGGCGGAG GTTCTTATGGATTTTCCTCAATTGACAATGACACTGCCTGATGGCCGTGAAGAATCTGTCATGAAGCGAACTACACTTGTGGCCAACACTTCAAATATGCCTGTGGCTGCTCGTGAGGCTTCAATTTATACAG GTATCACTATAGCTGAATACTTCAGAGATATGGGCTACAATGTTAGTATGATGGCAGATTCAACATCTCGATGGGCAGAGGCATTGCGAGAAATATCAGGACGGCTG GCTGAGATGCCTGCGGATAGTGGATATCCTGCTTATTTGGCAGCACGTTTAGCCTCTTTCTATGAGCGCGCTGGCAAAGTGAAATGTCTGGGTGGACCAGAACGTACCGGTAGTGTCACAATTGTTGGGGCTGTGTCTCCTCCTGGAGGAGATTTCTCTGATCCTGTGACATCCGCAACTCTCAGCATTGTCCAG GTTTTCTGGGGTCTGGACAAGAAACTTGCTCAGAGGAAACATTTCCCATCTGTAAACTGGCTTATTTCATACTCAAAATATGCAACG GCATTGGAATCTTTTTATGAGCAATATGATCCAGATTTTATCAACATCAGGACAAAGGCTCGTGAGGTGCTGCAAAGAGAAGATGACCTAAATGAAATTGTGCAA CTTGTCGGAAAAGATGCTTTAGCTGAAACAGATAAAATTACTCTAGAGACTGCAAAGCTTTTGAGGGAAGACTATCTTGCACAAAATGCATTTACCCC ATATGATAAGTTCTGCCCCTTCTACAAGTCGGTTTGGATGATGCGCAATATTATCCATTTCTATAATTTGGCCAATCAG GCAGTAGAGCGTGGAGCTGGTATGGATGGACAGAAGATATCTTACACCCTTATCAAGCATCGGTTGGGAGATCTTTTCTATCGTCTTGT GTCTCAGAAATTCGAGGACCCAGCAGAAGGAGAAGAAGTTCTTGTGGCTAAATTCAGCAAGCTACATGAGGATCTGACTGCTGGTTTCCGCAACCTTGACGATGAAACTCGATGA
- the LOC117922088 gene encoding AAA-ATPase At3g50940-like, with the protein MSSLPNGERAATVLSAAASLAASAILFRTIASDLVPGEVHGYFSSTLHSIFRYLSSQHTIIIEEFKGNQGHTVNELFEAAEVYLGTKTSPAVRKLRVGKDEEEKKLAVTIDGDEEIVDVFEDVKVTWRSISRQVESLGFGNMGGEGRTFWLEDSDETVWSEERSYELGFNKKHKDKVLNSYFPYILERAKAIKEENKVVKLHTVNTHHGCWRDAIILDHPMTFQTLAMDSELKTALLEDLDNFVKGKAFYKRMGKTWRRGYLLYGPSGTGKSSLIAAMANHLNYDIYDMDLTGVGSNDDLRLLLLAMPSKAILVIEDVDCVVNLQNQEDNEEDREDREEATTGEPYNPWDEDGWVTEDEIEPENQVTLSGFLNLINGLLSCCSEEQILVFTTNHREQLDPALLRPGCIDMEIHMSCCTISAFKQLAWNYLGLYDHPLFEQIERLMGEVKVTPAEVAGELMKSKDADVSLQGVIEFFHKKIEKNEAKTAKDNGSIKGLENI; encoded by the exons ATGTCGTCTCTCCCAAATGGGGAAAGAGCAGCGACAGTTTTGTCAGCAGCTGCCTCCCTGGCAGCTTCGGCCATTCTTTTTCGAACCATTGCCAGTGATCTCGTGCCTGGTGAAGTTCACGGCTACTTCTCCTCCACCCTGCATAGTATTTTCCGCTATCTCTCTTCCCAACACACCATCATTATAGAAGAATTCAAAGGTAACCAAGGGCATACCGTGAATGAGCTGTTTGAGGCTGCCGAAGTGTACCTGGGTACCAAAACGAGCCCAGCAGTCCGAAAGCTGAGAGTGGGAAAGGATGAAGAGGAGAAGAAATTGGCGGTCACCATTGATGGagatgaagaaattgttgaTGTTTTTGAGGATGTGAAAGTGACGTGGAGGTCGATTTCGAGACAAGTGGAGTCGTTAGGGTTTGGGAACATGGGAGGGGAAGGTAGGACTTTCTGGTTGGAAGACTCCGACGAGACTGTATGGTCCGAAGAGAGATCGTATGAGCTAGGTTTTAACAAAAAGCACAAAGACAAGGTCTTGAATTCATACTTTCCGTATATTTTAGAGCGAGCGAAGGCCATTAAAGAGGAAAACAAGGTGGTGAAGCTCCACACTGTGAATACGCACCATGGTTGTTGGCGAGACGCGATCATTCTCGATCACCCAATGACTTTCCAGACCCTTGCGATGGATTCTGAGCTTAAGACGGCTTTACTGGAGGACCTAGACAACTTTGTGAAGGGGAAAGCATTTTACAAAAGAATGGGGAAAACTTGGAGACGCGGGTACTTGTTGTATGGCCCTTCAGGGACAGGAAAGTCGAGCTTGATTGCAGCCATGGCTAATCACCTGAACTACGACATCTATGACATGGATCTCACAGGTGTAGGATCCAACGACGATCTCCGGCTTTTGTTGCTAGCCATGCCCAGTAAAGCAATTCTAGTCATCGAGGATGTTGACTGTGTCGTCAATCTACAAAACCAAGAAGACAATGAAGAGGACCGAGAAGATAGAGAGGAAGCAACCACAGGGGAACCATACAACCCATGGGATGAAGATGGATGGGTAACAGAGGATGAAATCGAACCCGAGAATCAG GTAACACTCTCCGgctttctcaacctcatcaatgGCCTTCTGTCATGCTGCAGTGAAGAACAAATCCTCGTGTTCACTACCAATCACAGAGAACAGCTTGACCCTGCTTTGCTGAGGCCAGGGTGCATAGATATGGAGATTCACATGTCATGCTGCACCATTTCTGCATTCAAGCAACTCGCCTGGAACTATCTAGGGCTTTATGATCATCCACTCTTTGAACAAATTGAAAGGCTAATGGGAGAGGTGAAGGTCACACCTGCAGAAGTTGCAGGGGAGTTGATGAAGAGCAAAGATGCTGACGTTTCCCTGCAAGGCGTCATCGAGTTCTTCCACaagaagattgaaaaaaatgaagcaaaaacaGCCAAAGATAATGGAAGCATAAAAggattagaaaatatataa
- the LOC117921962 gene encoding AAA-ATPase At3g50940-like — MLTLQNKYTAAKLVSAAASLAAVAILIRKITKNFMPSEVHGCFSSSQLTIIIEEFQAGVAVNKLFEAADIYLGANMAGSVRKVKVLKGRKEKKMEVTMDRNEETTDVFENIQVKWTLVCKEAKNPDGNLDLQSEERSYELSFSKEHKGLVLDSYLPYILERSKAIKEGNKALKLHTVMSRSWQADAINIDHPMTFETLAMDSELKKALVDDLDNFINGKDYYRRIGKAWKRGYLVYGPPGTGKSSLIAAMANHLKYDIYDLDLRAIYNNSDLKLLLLAMSSRSILVMEHVDCMFNILQSQEEDCSWAPRKNQVTLSGLLNFIDGVWSFCGDQGRIIIVTTNHRDKLDPALLRPGRMDMHIHMSYCTVSAFKQLAFNCLGVKHHPLFQQIEGLISKVEVTPAEVSGELMKSKDPGTSLQGLINFLCNKIKEDGGEAAE; from the exons ATGTTAACCCTCCAAAATAAGTACACAGCAGCAAAACTGGTATCTGCAGCTGCCTCTCTAGCTGCCGTGGCTATTCTAATtcgaaaaatcaccaaaaactTCATGCCCAGTGAAGTCCATGGATGCTTCTCCTCATCACAGCTTACCATCATCATAGAAGAATTCCAAGCTGGGGTTGCTGTAAATAAATTGTTTGAAGCTGCTGATATCTACTTGGGCGCAAACATGGCTGGTTCAGTTCGAAAAGTTAAGGTACTAAAGGGCaggaaggagaagaagatggAGGTCACCATGGACAGGAACGAGGAGACGACTGATGTTTTTGAGAACATCCAAGTGAAGTGGACATTGGTCTGTAAAGAGGCCAAAAACCCTGATGGGAATCTTGACTTACAATCAGAAGAGAGATCATATGAGCTGAGTTTCAGCAAGGAGCACAAGGGCCTGGTGCTGGACTCCTACCTGCCATACATTCTAGAAAGATCAAAGGCTATCAAGGAAGGGAACAAAGCACTGAAGCTTCATACAGTGATGAGCAGAAGCTGGCAGGCGGATGCAATCAATATCGATCACCCCATGACCTTCGAGACTCTGGCCATGGATTCAGAGCTGAAGAAGGCGCTGGTGGATGACCTGGACAACTTCATCAATGGGAAAGACTACTACAGAAGAATTGGGAAAGCTTGGAAGAGAGGGTACCTGGTGTATGGGCCTCCAGGGACGGGGAAATCAAGCTTGATTGCAGCCATGGCGAATCACCTGAAGTATGATATCTATGACTTGGACCTCAGAGCCATATACAACAACTCAGATCTCAAGCTGTTGCTGCTTGCCATGTCCAGTAGATCAATACTTGTCATGGAGCATGTTGACTGCATGTTCAATATTCTGCAGAGCCAAGAAGAAGATTGCTCGTGGGCGCCTCGGAAAAATCAG GTAACGCTTTCGGGTTTGCTGAACTTCATAGACGGTGTATGGTCATTCTGTGGCGACCAGGGACGGATCATCATCGTCACCACGAATCACAGAGACAAGCTTGATCCGGCTCTGCTGAGGCCCGGCCGTATGGACATGCATATCCACATGTCATACTGCACCGTTTCTGCATTCAAGCAGCTTGCCTTCAACTGCCTTGGGGTTAAGCACCATCCTCTCTTTCAACAAATTGAAGGGCTGATCAGTAAGGTTGAGGTGACTCCGGCAGAAGTATCGGGCGAGCTGATGAAAAGCAAAGATCCCGGTACCTCCCTCCAAGGCCTGATCAACTTCCTCTGCAACAAAATCAAGGAAGATGGAGGAGAAGCTGCAGAGTAA
- the LOC117921663 gene encoding AAA-ATPase At3g50940-like: MLSLAFQNRKSAAAVLSTAASLAASAMLIRSIANDLLPDEVHDYFSSTLHNLSRYFSSQLTIVIDEFQGLSMNKLFEAADVYLGTRMTPSVRKIRVVKGDEEKKLAVTMDRNEEIVDVFENVRVKWTMVCRQGQALGRGNSRNRGETPRLEVRSYELSFNKNYRDVVLDSYLPYILERSRAIKEENKVVKLHTVNYSNWDLGSILLDHPMTFQTLAMDSELKKELVEDLDNFINGKDYYRRIGKAWKRGYLLYGPPGTGKSRLIAAMANHLNYDIYDLDLTNVNSNSDLRALLLAMSSKSILVIEDIDCMIKLQNRESEERWQPHKNQVTLSGLLNFIDGIWSCCGDQGRIIVFSTNHRDRLDPALLRPGRMDMHIHMSYCTISAFKQLALNYLGVWQHPLFDQVEGLMGEVKVTPAEVAGELIKSKDPDVSLQGLLGFLHSKNEAKPQKEMEAEDRSD; encoded by the exons ATGTTGTCATTAGCATTCCAAAATCGGAAGAGCGCAGCAGCAGTGCTGTCTACGGCTGCTTCTCTAGCTGCTTCAGCCATGCTCATTCGCAGCATCGCCAACGACCTCCTGCCCGACGAAGTCCACGACTACTTCTCCTCCACCCTCCACAACCTCTCCCGCTACTTCTCCTCCCAACTCACCATCGTCATCGACGAATTCCAAGGCCTCTCTATGAATAAACTCTTTGAGGCTGCTGATGTCTACCTTGGCACCAGAATGACCCCCTCAGTCAGAAAAATTAGAGTGGTTAAGGGGGATGAGGAGAAGAAACTGGCTGTCACCATGGATAGGAACGAAGAAATTGTCGATGTTTTTGAGAATGTTAGAGTGAAGTGGACGATGGTTTGCAGACAAGGCCAGGCATTAGGCCGTGGAAACAGCCGAAACAGGGGAGAGACTCCGAGGTTGGAGGTTAGATCATATGAGCTGAGTTTCAACAAGAACTATAGAGATGTAGTGTTGGATTCTTACCTGCCATACATTTTGGAGAGATCCAGGGCcatcaaagaagaaaacaaggtGGTGAAGCTCCACACAGTGAACTATTCCAACTGGGATTTGGGTTCGATTCTTCTGGATCACCCCATGACCTTCCAGACTCTGGCCATGGATTCAGAGCTGAAGAAGGAACTGGTGGAGGACCTGGACAACTTCATCAATGGAAAGGACTACTACAGAAGAATTGGGAAAGCTTGGAAGCGAGGGTACTTGCTGTATGGCCCTCCAGGGACCGGAAAATCAAGGTTGATTGCAGCCATGGCGAATCACCTCAACTATGACATCTACGACTTGGACCTCACAAATGTGAATTCCAACTCCGATCTCAGGGCCCTCCTTCTTGCCATGTCTAGTAAATCGATACTGGTCATCGAGGACATTGACTGTATGATCAAGTTACAAAACCGAGAATCTGAAGAACGATGGCAGCCACATAAAAATCAG GTGACCCTCTCGGGTTTGCTCAACTTCATCGATGGGATTTGGTCATGCTGCGGCGATCAGGGACGAATCATCGTCTTCAGCACGAACCACAGGGACCGGCTCGACCCAGCTCTGCTGAGGCCTGGCCGGATGGACATGCATATTCACATGTCATACTGCACCATTTCTGCATTCAAGCAGCTTGCCTTGAACTACCTGGGGGTCTGGCAGCATCCTCTCTTTGACCAAGTTGAGGGCCTGATGGGGGAGGTGAAGGTCACTCCTGCAGAGGTCGCCGGTGAGCTGATAAAGAGTAAAGATCCCGATGTCTCCCTTCAGGGCCTCCTCGGCTTTCTTCACAGCAAAAATGAAGCAAAACCCCAGAAGGAAATGGAAGCAGAAGACAGATCAGATTGA
- the LOC117922049 gene encoding 7-dehydrocholesterol reductase isoform X2, translated as MAEAKTVHSPALTYFSMISLLTLCPPFVILLWYTMVHADGSVLQTWDYLKQHGVQGFIDIWPRPTAIAWKLIACYAAFEAALQLFLPGKTVEGPISPCGNRPVYKANGMQAYAVTLITYLSLWWFGIFNPAIVYDHLGEIYSALIFGSLIFCIFLYIKGHVAPSSTDSGSSGNIIIDFYWGMELYPRIGKNFDIKVFTNCRFGMMSWAVLAVTYCIKQYEENGKVADSMLVNTILMLVYVTKFFWWEAGYWNTMDIAHDRAGFYICWGCLVWVPSIYTSPGMYLVNHPVNLGTQLAIYILAAGITCIYINYDCDRQRQEFRRTNGKCLVWGKAPSKIVASYTTTSGETKSSLLLTSGWWGLSRHFHYVPEILAAFFWTVPALFGHFLPYFYVLFLTILLFDRAKRDDDRCRSKYGKYWKKYCEKKMSSYDNVIGGKLKLKGKALDVKAGGVKKKKKHKKQYDQSSEVTENELSADGSARLSTDPNEEDPNDANKSSGEKNAAPYDDHLTPAERRYIEQREKLDVNRLARISNKSHRDRIQDFNQYLANMSEHYDIPKVGPG; from the exons ATGGCGGAGGCGAAGACGGTACACTCACCGGCGTTGACATACTTTTCCATGATATCGCTTCTCACTCTCTGCCCTCCCTTCGTCATTCTACT ATGGTATACAATGGTTCATGCTGATGGGTCTGTATTGCAAACTTGGGACTACCTAAAGCAGCATGGGGTGCAAGGATTCATAGACATCTGGCCAAGGCCAACTGCAATTGCATGGAAACTAATTGCTTGTTATGCTGCATTTGAAGCTGCACTTCAGCTTTTTCTACCTGGTAAAACAGTTGAGGGCCCGATATCTCCTTGTGGGAATCGGCCTGTTTACAAG GCAAATGGCATGCAAGCATATGCAGTAACATTGATTACTTATCTGAGTCTGTGGTG GTTTGGCATATTCAACCCTGCAATTGTTTATGATCATCTGGGAGAAATATATTCAGCACTTATTTTTGGAAGTTtgatcttttgtattttcttatacATAAAA GGTCATGTGGCACCATCTTCGACTGATTCTGGTTCATCTGGCAACATAATAATCGATTTCTATTGG GGTATGGAGCTGTATCCCCGAATTGGTAAGAACTTTGACATCAAGGTTTTCACAAACTGCCGATTTGGGATGATGTCTTGGGCAGTTCTTGCTGTGACCTATTGTATAAAGCAG TATGAAGAGAATGGGAAAGTGGCAGATTCCATGCTTGTAAATACTATATTGATGCTGGTATATGTGACAAAGTTCTTTTGGTGGGAAGCTGGATACTGGAACACAATGGATATTGCACATGATCGAG CTGGCTTTTATATTTGTTGGGGATGCTTGGTATGGGTTCCATCCATTTACACTTCTCCTGGAATGTACCTGGTCAACCATCCTGTGAACCTTGGAACTCAG CTTGCAATTTATATTCTTGCAGCCGgaatcacatgcatatatataaacTATGATTGTGATAGGCAAAGGCAAGAATTCCGTAGAACAAATGGCAAGTGCTTGGTTTGGGGGAAAGCTCCATCAAAG ATTGTGGCCTCCTACACCACCACTTCTGGAGAAACAAAGTCCAGTCTTCTTTTGACCTCGGGCTG GTGGGGTTTGTCCCGTCACTTCCATTATGTACCTGAAATTTTGGCTGCATTTTTCTGGACGGTCCCTGCTCTTTTTGGCCAT TTTCTGCCTTATTTCTACGTGCTGTTCCTTACTATCCTTCTTTTTGACCGAGCCAAAAGGGATGATGATCGATGTCGGTCCAA GTACGGGAAATACTGGAAAAAATACTGTGAAAAG AAAATGTCCTCATATGATAATGTTATTGGAGGGAAGCTAAAGCTAAAGGGAAAAGCCCTGGATGTGAAGGCTGGCGgagtgaagaaaaagaagaaacacaAGAAGCAGTATGATCAAAGTTCTGAAGTCACCGAAAATGAGCTTTCGGCAG ATGGAAGTGCAAGATTATCAACCGATCCCAACGAGGAAGATCCAAATGATGCCAACAAATCGAGTGGAGAAAAAAATGCTGCTCCATATGATGATCATCTCACGCCAGCTGAGAGACGATACATAGAGCAGAGAGAGAAACTGGATGTGAACAGGCTGGCCAGGATATCTAATAAATCACACAGGGATCGGATCCAGGACTTTAACCAATACCTGGCAAACATGAGCGAGCATTACGACATCCCTAAAGTTGGACCTGGCTAA
- the LOC117922049 gene encoding protein FAM32A-like isoform X1 has product MSSYDNVIGGKLKLKGKALDVKAGGVKKKKKHKKQYDQSSEVTENELSADGSARLSTDPNEEDPNDANKSSGEKNAAPYDDHLTPAERRYIEQREKLDVNRLARISNKSHRDRIQDFNQYLANMSEHYDIPKVGPG; this is encoded by the exons ATGTCCTCATATGATAATGTTATTGGAGGGAAGCTAAAGCTAAAGGGAAAAGCCCTGGATGTGAAGGCTGGCGgagtgaagaaaaagaagaaacacaAGAAGCAGTATGATCAAAGTTCTGAAGTCACCGAAAATGAGCTTTCGGCAG ATGGAAGTGCAAGATTATCAACCGATCCCAACGAGGAAGATCCAAATGATGCCAACAAATCGAGTGGAGAAAAAAATGCTGCTCCATATGATGATCATCTCACGCCAGCTGAGAGACGATACATAGAGCAGAGAGAGAAACTGGATGTGAACAGGCTGGCCAGGATATCTAATAAATCACACAGGGATCGGATCCAGGACTTTAACCAATACCTGGCAAACATGAGCGAGCATTACGACATCCCTAAAGTTGGACCTGGCTAA